A genomic region of Christiangramia sp. OXR-203 contains the following coding sequences:
- a CDS encoding DUF6146 family protein — MKNLIYICLLALFIYSCGSGRSRDIKNKDATNDTVRIANDSLEYEIIIIEPGFNLFINSVARPRGYHTQSYLENKNQFLVTEYNTRVMQPQTYDPNLYINQINYDPNIDYGYEVNYLLYNYFVFFSRHYNQRFSVPTRI; from the coding sequence ATGAAGAATCTAATTTACATTTGCCTACTAGCCTTATTTATATATAGTTGTGGCTCCGGGAGATCAAGAGATATAAAGAACAAGGATGCTACTAATGATACAGTTCGCATAGCCAATGATAGTCTCGAATATGAAATTATCATTATTGAGCCAGGTTTTAATTTATTTATAAACTCTGTTGCACGACCAAGAGGATATCACACGCAGTCTTATCTGGAGAATAAAAATCAGTTTTTGGTAACTGAATATAATACGAGGGTTATGCAGCCACAAACCTACGATCCTAATTTATATATCAATCAAATAAACTACGATCCGAATATAGATTATGGGTATGAGGTGAATTATTTGCTGTACAATTATTTTGTTTTTTTCAGCAGACATTACAATCAACGATTTAGTGTTCCTACACGAATTTGA
- a CDS encoding DUF6787 family protein encodes MKKLKARWGIDDNWQLFVILLVFAITGSSSAKIAGPLCEFLGITSETTHWSIYWTLRILLIFPIYQVLLVSFGWIFGQFQFFWAFEKKMLSRLGFAKMFNS; translated from the coding sequence ATGAAAAAATTGAAGGCTAGATGGGGAATTGATGATAACTGGCAGCTCTTCGTCATATTGCTGGTATTTGCCATCACGGGTTCTTCCTCTGCGAAAATTGCTGGTCCGCTCTGTGAATTTCTCGGAATCACTTCTGAAACTACACATTGGAGCATTTACTGGACACTTCGAATTTTATTGATCTTTCCAATCTACCAGGTTTTACTGGTTAGTTTTGGTTGGATCTTTGGTCAATTTCAATTTTTCTGGGCTTTCGAAAAGAAAATGTTGAGCAGACTGGGTTTTGCTAAAATGTTCAATTCTTAA
- a CDS encoding TonB-dependent receptor, with amino-acid sequence MRNTMLLTLLLAVQSIIYGQNSLSGKITDLDTQEPVFSANIYFPALERGTMTDLDGNFKISDLPSGNFKMVISSIGYASYTQDVVLPSQDITITLKPSAIEMEEVIVSTPFHQLQSDNVMKVERESVSELSKNGAVNLSEGITQIAGVENLTTGLGIGKPVIRGLSSNRVLVYTQGVRLENQQYGDEHGLGISSKGIASVEVIKGPASLLYGSDAIGGVLYLNPERYAPESSTTASLESDYFANTLGYQTSLMASTAGNRLKFIARGSYAAHSDYETGDGERVTNTRFNEKDIKAGIGFQNSVYKGDLRYNFNNSEIGIPEELGVQSTNKDPLLPYQNIDNHILSLDNKFYLNNSSIDLKVGYQFNDRQEFEDHHHEDHEGEEHEEHEGEEHEEEEHEGEEHEGEEHEGDEPALEMHLETLNYNLKYNFPKFDNLDVIAGVQGMWQSNENFGEEILIPDATTTDFGVFATAHYHLSKIDLQGGIRYDNRSIETESYIAEDGDILDEVDRQFNSFNGAIGAKFDITDNLTSRLNFASGFRAPNLSELTSNGSHNGANRYEIGNPDLDNEQNFQIDLAVEWRNQHFEAFVNGFSNNVNDYIFISPSGEIIDNENVFRYQQDDAKLYGGEIGIHLHPHPLDWLHLESSFETVTGKLDNDDYLPLIPANSLTNTFRVEFDKGKLLSGSYSFITLKNVFDQENPGSFETRTGGYSLVNLGAGTEIRTNSALFELRLSMNNLFDKDYFSHLSRLKNDGISNIGRDIMLSANIHI; translated from the coding sequence ATGCGTAACACAATGTTATTGACACTGCTATTGGCAGTGCAGTCTATTATTTATGGACAGAATTCCCTGAGCGGAAAAATCACCGATCTGGACACCCAGGAACCAGTTTTTAGTGCAAACATTTATTTCCCTGCTCTGGAAAGAGGGACGATGACAGATCTTGATGGTAATTTTAAAATATCAGATCTGCCTAGCGGTAATTTCAAAATGGTGATATCCTCTATAGGTTATGCCAGTTATACACAGGATGTGGTTCTACCTTCCCAGGATATTACCATTACCTTAAAACCTTCAGCCATAGAGATGGAAGAGGTTATAGTCTCTACTCCTTTTCACCAGTTACAAAGCGATAATGTAATGAAGGTGGAACGCGAAAGTGTTTCTGAACTTTCTAAAAATGGAGCTGTAAATCTTTCCGAAGGAATTACTCAAATAGCGGGAGTTGAAAATCTAACGACTGGATTGGGTATTGGAAAACCAGTAATTAGAGGATTGAGTTCTAATCGTGTGCTTGTTTATACCCAGGGAGTTCGTTTAGAGAATCAGCAATATGGCGATGAGCATGGCCTGGGAATTAGTTCAAAAGGAATTGCCAGCGTGGAAGTGATAAAAGGCCCTGCCTCTTTACTCTACGGAAGTGATGCGATTGGTGGAGTTTTATATCTGAACCCTGAAAGATACGCCCCTGAAAGTAGTACGACAGCAAGTTTAGAATCAGATTATTTCGCTAATACGCTGGGGTATCAAACAAGTTTGATGGCTTCTACCGCCGGTAATCGATTAAAGTTTATTGCACGGGGAAGTTATGCGGCTCATAGTGATTATGAAACAGGAGATGGAGAAAGAGTTACTAATACTCGTTTCAATGAGAAGGATATTAAAGCTGGAATTGGCTTTCAGAACAGTGTTTATAAAGGAGATCTACGATATAACTTTAATAATTCAGAAATTGGTATTCCTGAAGAATTAGGTGTTCAATCTACTAACAAAGACCCACTTCTACCCTACCAGAATATTGACAACCATATCCTGAGTCTTGATAACAAGTTCTATCTGAATAATTCCAGTATCGACCTGAAAGTTGGTTACCAGTTCAATGATCGCCAGGAATTTGAAGATCATCATCACGAAGATCATGAAGGTGAAGAGCACGAAGAACACGAGGGTGAAGAGCATGAAGAGGAAGAACATGAAGGGGAAGAGCATGAAGGGGAAGAGCATGAAGGTGATGAACCAGCTCTTGAGATGCATTTGGAAACCTTGAACTATAATTTAAAATATAATTTCCCTAAGTTCGATAACCTTGATGTTATTGCCGGAGTACAGGGAATGTGGCAGAGCAACGAAAATTTTGGTGAGGAAATCCTAATACCTGATGCGACAACTACTGACTTTGGGGTCTTCGCCACTGCGCATTACCATTTATCAAAAATCGATTTACAAGGAGGAATTAGATATGACAACAGGTCTATTGAAACAGAATCATATATCGCAGAGGATGGAGATATTCTGGATGAAGTAGATAGACAGTTCAATAGTTTTAATGGAGCTATAGGTGCGAAATTCGATATTACCGATAATCTTACCTCAAGATTAAATTTTGCGAGTGGATTTAGAGCGCCTAACTTATCTGAACTAACCTCTAATGGTTCTCACAATGGTGCTAACAGATACGAAATTGGGAATCCTGATCTTGATAATGAACAGAACTTCCAAATTGATCTTGCGGTTGAATGGAGAAATCAACATTTCGAAGCTTTTGTTAATGGTTTTTCCAATAATGTAAATGACTATATATTTATAAGTCCGTCGGGAGAAATTATAGATAATGAAAACGTATTTCGTTATCAACAGGATGATGCTAAATTGTATGGAGGTGAAATAGGTATCCATCTTCACCCCCACCCATTGGATTGGCTTCACCTGGAAAGTAGCTTTGAAACGGTAACCGGAAAACTGGACAATGATGATTACTTACCCTTAATTCCAGCAAACTCCCTTACGAATACGTTCAGGGTCGAGTTTGACAAAGGGAAGTTATTATCAGGTTCTTATAGTTTTATAACATTAAAAAATGTGTTTGATCAGGAAAATCCTGGCAGTTTCGAAACTCGAACTGGTGGGTACAGCCTGGTTAACCTGGGTGCCGGAACTGAAATTAGAACAAACAGCGCATTATTTGAATTGCGACTAAGTATGAATAATCTGTTTGATAAAGATTATTTCTCACACCTGTCCAGATTGAAGAATGATGGAATTTCTAATATTGGCAGAGACATAATGCTCTCAGCTAATATCCATATCTAA